The following proteins come from a genomic window of Eubalaena glacialis isolate mEubGla1 chromosome X, mEubGla1.1.hap2.+ XY, whole genome shotgun sequence:
- the MAGEH1 gene encoding melanoma-associated antigen H1, with amino-acid sequence MPRGRKSRRRRNARAAEENRNNRKIQASETSETPMAASLVPSTPEDDLSGPQEDPSTPEEASTTPEEASSTALAQKPSVARSNFQGTKKSLLMSILALIFIMGNSAKEALVWKVLGKLGMQPGRQHSIFGDPKKVVTEEFVRRGYLIYKPVPRSSPVEYEFFWGPRAHVESSKLKVMHFVARVRNRCSKDWPCNYDWDSDDDAEVEAILNSGARGYSAP; translated from the coding sequence ATGCCACGGGGACGAAAGAGTCGGCGTCGCCGTAACGCAAGGGCCGCAGAAGAGAACCGCAACAATCGTAAGATACAGGCCTCAGAAACTTCCGAGACCCCGATGGCCGCCTCTTTGGTCCCGAGCACCCCCGAGGACGACCTGAGCGGCCCACAGGAAGACCCAAGCACTCCAGAGGAGGCCTCCACCACTCCTGAGGAAGCCTCGAGCACTGCTCTAGCGCAGAAGCCCTCGGTAGCCAGGAGCAATTTTCAAGGCACCAAGAAAAGTCTCCTGATGTCTATATTAGCCCTCATCTTCATCATGGGCAACAGCGCCAAGGAGGCCCTGGTCTGGaaagtgctgggaaagttggggATGCAGCCTGGCCGGCAGCACAGCATCTTTGGAGATCCAAAGAAGGTCGTTACAGAAGAGTTTGTGCGCAGAGGGTACCTGATTTATAAGCCGGTGCCCCGTAGCAGTCCTGTGGAGTACGAGTTCTTCTGGGGACCTCGAGCACACGTGGAATCAAGCAAGCTGAAAGTCATGCATTTTGTGGCAAGGGTGCGTAACCGGTGCTCCAAGGACTGGCCATGTAATTACGATTGGGATTCTGATGATGATGCAGAAGTTGAGGCTATCCTCAATTCAGGTGCTAGGGGTTATTCTGCTCCTTAG